One window from the genome of Salvia splendens isolate huo1 chromosome 9, SspV2, whole genome shotgun sequence encodes:
- the LOC121747449 gene encoding nuclear transcription factor Y subunit A-6-like has protein sequence MQQHRGKREQCEFDTKGYNNWLEAGSQGWHYGAGDNYASTNVLSRSPLSMTPPNQLHSQFRGQISELPNSVCSQEQGKAAPPALPSTIGEYIVHGNQRDHGGSSKVISTYSYLEPELRDNTQARGRQELIYPDLHPTPHCGTTLPFVMPEEPVYVNAKQYHAILRRRQLRAKAEMENKATRVRKPYLHESRHLHALRRARGCGGRFINTKKSNGGNHEEGSSTGDSTPVPSPESDYGIGQPGKRREQYSPHDGATFFQWACQSK, from the exons ATGCAACAGCATCGAGGTAAAAGAGAGCAGTGTGAGTTTGATACAAAAGGCTATAATAATTGGCTTGAAGCCGGTTCACAAGGTTGGCATTATGGTGCCGGGGACAATTATGCATCCACGAATGTCCTATCAAGAAGCCCACTGAGTATGACACCTCCAAATCAACTGCACAGCCAGTTCAGAGGACAAATTTCTGAATTGCCGAATTCAG TGTGCAGCCAGGAGCAGGGAAAGGCTGCACCACCGGCACTGCCTTCTACGATAGGTGAATACATTGTACATGGAAATCAAAGAGATCACGGTGGTAGCTCAAAA GTAATCTCTACATACTCTTACCTCGAACCAGAGTTGAGGGATAATACGCAAGCGCGTGGGCGGCAAGAGTTG ATATATCCCGATTTACATCCCACGCCTCACTGTGGGACGACTCTGCCCTTTGTGATGCCGGAAGAGCCTGTTTATGTGAATGCGAAACAGTATCATGCGATTCTGAGGCGAAGACAGCTACGAGCGAAAGCTGAAATGGAGAACAAAGCAACGAGAGTTAGGAAG CCTTATCTTCATGAGTCGCGCCACCTTCACGCCCTGAGACGAGCGCGAGGATGCGGGGGTCGATTCATCAACACAAAGAAGTCCAATGGTGGTAACCATGAGGAGGGGAGTAGCACGGGTGACTCTACTCCGGTGCCATCACCAGAGTCCGATTACGGAATTGGCCAACCAGGGAAGAGGCGTGAGCAATATTCTCCTCACGACGGTGCAACATTCTTCCAGTGGGCATGCCAATCcaaatga